A section of the Leptotrichia buccalis C-1013-b genome encodes:
- a CDS encoding type II secretion system protein — protein sequence MRIKGNNNGFTLIEVLLYISIMAILFIVVSVNLQKQRQNQEFAIQKRNISQFIRKIQQYAQHNRKEYVLDFKISEKRAYFLDEKNGKKDIIDKMEISQNLSYMTNNSNKNADFRRRTTNEGNFEKGFSVYLLDKKGEKIYYRISTNTINAAKYPIISIYRAKKPINLSDDYSKANLWEEEI from the coding sequence ATGAGAATAAAGGGAAATAACAATGGGTTTACGCTCATTGAGGTTTTGTTATACATTTCAATTATGGCGATTTTGTTTATAGTGGTTTCTGTGAATTTACAGAAACAGAGGCAAAATCAGGAGTTCGCAATTCAAAAGAGGAATATTAGCCAGTTTATCAGAAAAATTCAGCAGTATGCACAGCACAACAGGAAGGAATATGTACTGGATTTTAAAATATCTGAAAAGAGGGCCTATTTTTTGGATGAAAAAAATGGGAAAAAGGATATTATAGATAAAATGGAGATTTCCCAAAACTTATCTTATATGACAAATAATTCTAATAAAAATGCTGATTTTAGAAGACGTACCACAAATGAAGGGAATTTTGAAAAAGGATTTTCCGTTTATTTGCTGGATAAAAAGGGAGAAAAAATTTATTACAGGATTTCTACAAACACAATAAATGCGGCGAAATATCCGATTATAAGTATTTACAGGGCTAAAAAGCCGATTAATCTTTCGGATGATTATTCAAAGGCTAACTTGTGGGAGGAGGAAATTTAG
- a CDS encoding cation diffusion facilitator family transporter, giving the protein MKNEKTKTIDFKYHHIKHYKYQAQSKKTLITSILLTLFFALVELFGGIFSGSLALISDSFHMFSDVIALLFSIIAVFFSAKKPNKNFTYGFLRIEIISAFINGLALMIISVGIVIEAVKRLFNPEHVDFFTMFTIAVIGLLVNVILMFVLMKSLKKENNLNVKSALWHFLGDTLNSVGVIIAAIILKLTNLVIFDIIISIIISIVIFIGGFKIAKETFFILMEAVPNNLDISEIHNKILTIDKIKDIHEFHLWNISEENISISFHILLDEYDGVNDYEIVNDVVKLLKNEYGIEHVTVQIENPEINPHL; this is encoded by the coding sequence ATGAAAAATGAAAAAACGAAAACAATTGATTTTAAGTACCATCATATAAAGCATTATAAATATCAAGCACAATCAAAGAAAACTTTAATAACTTCAATTTTGCTGACGCTATTTTTTGCTTTAGTTGAATTATTTGGCGGAATATTTAGCGGCTCGCTGGCACTTATTTCGGATTCATTTCACATGTTTTCGGATGTTATTGCACTTTTGTTTAGCATTATTGCTGTATTTTTTTCAGCCAAAAAGCCAAACAAAAATTTTACTTACGGATTTTTAAGAATTGAGATAATTTCTGCATTTATAAATGGGCTAGCTCTTATGATAATTTCGGTTGGAATAGTTATTGAGGCTGTAAAACGGCTTTTCAATCCAGAGCATGTTGATTTTTTTACAATGTTTACAATTGCAGTAATCGGACTTTTGGTTAATGTAATACTTATGTTTGTACTTATGAAAAGTTTGAAAAAAGAAAATAATCTTAATGTGAAAAGTGCATTGTGGCATTTTTTAGGCGATACATTAAATTCTGTTGGAGTTATAATTGCCGCGATTATTTTGAAATTAACTAATCTTGTGATTTTTGACATAATTATAAGCATAATTATTAGCATTGTTATTTTTATTGGAGGTTTCAAAATTGCAAAAGAGACGTTTTTTATTTTAATGGAAGCTGTACCTAATAATTTAGATATTTCTGAAATTCATAATAAAATTTTGACGATTGATAAAATAAAAGATATTCATGAATTTCATTTATGGAATATTTCTGAAGAAAATATAAGTATCTCATTTCATATTTTACTTGATGAGTATGATGGTGTAAATGATTACGAGATCGTAAATGATGTGGTAAAACTTCTAAAAAATGAATACGGAATAGAGCATGTGACAGTTCAAATTGAAAATCCTGAAATAAATCCGCATCTTTAG
- a CDS encoding LysR family transcriptional regulator has product MDVHHLKIFFEACKEKSFTKAAKNLFISQSAVSIQIKKLETKLGIQLIERNSKNFRLTFAGKELYRMSKDVFDKILRVEKEMEKISHYGKGKICIGATHNIGEPVLPRIMVEFKKHNPEIEFDLYIKNRESLVKHLKEGTVDIALMEEYFIEDKEIKVIETEEYPFVVVAGKEISDYKELKEMQLLKRDTVLTSKYLDLFEKIIGFNFENRIVINGSIETMKNLIKSGLGFAVLPYYSVYEEIEKGALKVIHNFEKSEDKFQIAYIRENGEKPGISKFVKFVKDYKITPALFSVKNK; this is encoded by the coding sequence GTGGATGTACATCATTTAAAAATTTTCTTTGAGGCATGCAAGGAAAAAAGTTTTACGAAAGCTGCAAAAAATTTATTTATAAGCCAATCTGCGGTATCAATACAAATAAAAAAATTGGAAACAAAATTAGGAATCCAGCTTATTGAAAGAAATTCTAAAAATTTTAGGTTGACTTTTGCGGGAAAAGAGCTTTATCGCATGTCAAAGGATGTTTTTGACAAGATTTTACGGGTAGAAAAAGAAATGGAAAAAATTTCACATTATGGCAAAGGGAAAATTTGCATAGGAGCAACTCACAATATTGGAGAACCTGTGCTGCCGAGAATTATGGTGGAATTTAAAAAGCATAATCCTGAAATTGAATTTGATTTGTATATAAAAAATCGTGAATCGCTTGTAAAACATTTGAAGGAAGGAACGGTTGACATTGCTTTAATGGAGGAATATTTCATTGAAGATAAGGAAATAAAGGTTATTGAAACTGAGGAATATCCATTTGTCGTTGTGGCAGGAAAGGAAATATCTGATTACAAGGAATTGAAGGAAATGCAGCTATTAAAGCGGGATACTGTGTTGACAAGCAAATATCTGGATTTATTTGAAAAAATAATAGGCTTTAATTTTGAAAACAGGATTGTCATAAATGGAAGTATTGAAACGATGAAAAACCTTATAAAAAGCGGACTTGGTTTTGCCGTTCTGCCATATTACAGTGTTTATGAGGAAATTGAAAAAGGTGCATTAAAAGTCATTCATAACTTTGAAAAATCCGAAGACAAGTTCCAAATTGCCTATATTCGTGAAAATGGAGAAAAACCCGGAATTTCCAAATTTGTAAAATTTGTGAAGGATTACAAGATTACTCCAGCATTATTTTCAGTAAAAAATAAATAG
- the asnA gene encoding aspartate--ammonia ligase — protein MSSIIIPKNYDPKYGIMETEIAIKVVKDCFEKELSKALDLTRISAPMFVRKAAGINDNLNGVERPVAFEMKEMPDVTLEIVHSLAKWKRIALKQYGLEVGKGIYTDMNAIRRDEDLDNTHSIYVDQWDWEKVILEENRNVEFLKETVKKIYQVFLNTEKELTTKFEKFEKFLPKEVTFITSQELENLYPELIPTEREDKFAKEHGAIFVMQIGKVLESGKKHDGRAPDYDDWELNGDLIMWNPVLDRSLELSSMGIRVDKAALERQLKELNLEERKNLSFHKMLLNDELPLTIGGGIGQSRICMFLLQKAHIGEVQASVWTPEIVKECKENGINLLWY, from the coding sequence ATGTCAAGTATTATAATTCCAAAAAATTATGATCCAAAATATGGGATTATGGAAACAGAAATTGCTATAAAAGTGGTAAAAGACTGTTTTGAAAAGGAACTTTCAAAAGCACTGGATTTAACAAGAATTTCAGCGCCTATGTTTGTTAGAAAGGCGGCTGGTATTAATGATAACTTGAATGGTGTGGAACGTCCTGTGGCATTTGAAATGAAAGAAATGCCCGATGTAACATTGGAAATTGTGCATTCACTTGCAAAATGGAAAAGAATCGCATTGAAGCAATATGGCTTGGAAGTTGGAAAAGGGATTTACACAGATATGAATGCTATCAGAAGAGATGAAGATTTGGATAACACACATTCAATTTATGTTGACCAATGGGACTGGGAAAAAGTTATTTTAGAAGAAAATAGAAATGTTGAATTTTTAAAGGAAACTGTAAAAAAAATATATCAAGTCTTTTTAAATACAGAAAAAGAATTGACAACAAAATTTGAAAAATTTGAAAAATTCTTACCAAAAGAAGTAACATTTATTACTTCACAAGAATTAGAAAATTTATATCCTGAATTAATTCCAACTGAAAGAGAAGATAAATTTGCAAAAGAACATGGTGCAATTTTCGTTATGCAAATTGGAAAAGTGCTAGAATCAGGAAAAAAACACGATGGACGTGCTCCAGATTATGACGACTGGGAATTAAACGGAGATTTGATTATGTGGAATCCAGTTTTGGACAGATCGCTGGAATTATCATCAATGGGAATTCGTGTAGACAAAGCAGCTTTGGAACGTCAATTAAAGGAATTAAATCTAGAAGAAAGAAAAAATCTTTCTTTTCATAAAATGCTCTTAAATGATGAATTACCATTAACAATCGGTGGAGGAATCGGACAGTCAAGAATTTGTATGTTCTTATTGCAAAAAGCTCACATTGGAGAAGTTCAGGCTTCAGTTTGGACTCCTGAAATCGTAAAAGAATGTAAGGAAAACGGAATTAATCTTTTATGGTATTAA
- a CDS encoding MATE family efflux transporter has product MKKSVNIEKTRNWEYLKLAFGFTLSTLTVPLLNSVDTAVVGNLSNPVFIGGVTLGGTIFNTIYWLFGFLRISTSGYSAKAFGESNRKEEITVLVRPMIISVLLGIFFVLFQKPILWGFTHFFDADREITKYIAVYFNILIWGAPFVLLNYTFLGWIMGRKEIKKCLVLQLMTNFINIALDIYFVKVMKMDVAGVAVATLISQITTTLLSVFIILKTFSLKEILYNINLKEIFDKAEIKKVGAVNLDLVLRTVCLLVTTNLFLEKAAHNGKIILAANSILFQVQYLMSYIFDGFANASSVFSGIAVGEKDFKKLKWVMRKSIHFCIIISVFLSTAFILGGEKLLLFYTKNTEVINIANQYKMWIIVFPIVVSFGLVIYGNFTGATETAYIRNSMLQSLVVFLIVYFTVIPVYQNHGLWLSFIVFSLARSLFLMRYVKKFLEKYKLKLNRRTSINSAV; this is encoded by the coding sequence ATGAAAAAAAGTGTAAATATAGAAAAAACTAGAAACTGGGAATATTTGAAATTAGCATTTGGATTTACATTGTCAACGCTGACAGTTCCTTTGCTAAATTCTGTTGACACAGCAGTTGTAGGAAATCTTTCAAATCCAGTCTTTATAGGTGGGGTAACACTTGGGGGAACGATTTTTAATACAATTTATTGGCTTTTTGGCTTTTTACGTATCAGCACATCGGGATATTCTGCAAAAGCTTTTGGAGAAAGCAACAGAAAGGAAGAAATTACAGTTTTAGTACGTCCCATGATAATTTCTGTTTTATTGGGAATTTTCTTTGTTTTGTTTCAAAAACCTATTTTATGGGGATTTACACATTTTTTTGATGCTGACAGGGAAATTACGAAATATATAGCAGTCTATTTTAATATTTTGATATGGGGAGCACCGTTTGTGCTCCTAAATTATACATTTTTAGGCTGGATAATGGGACGTAAGGAAATAAAAAAATGCCTGGTTTTGCAGCTTATGACAAATTTTATAAATATTGCTCTGGACATATATTTTGTAAAAGTTATGAAAATGGATGTTGCAGGAGTGGCGGTTGCTACTTTAATTTCTCAAATAACAACAACTCTTTTATCAGTTTTTATTATTTTAAAGACTTTTTCATTAAAGGAAATTTTATATAATATAAATTTAAAAGAAATTTTTGACAAAGCTGAAATAAAAAAGGTTGGAGCAGTAAATTTAGATTTAGTATTAAGAACAGTATGTCTTTTGGTAACAACAAATTTATTTTTGGAAAAAGCTGCACACAATGGAAAAATTATATTGGCTGCAAATTCCATATTATTTCAGGTTCAATATTTGATGTCGTACATTTTTGACGGTTTTGCCAACGCTTCAAGTGTATTTTCGGGTATAGCAGTGGGAGAGAAAGATTTTAAGAAACTAAAATGGGTAATGAGAAAATCAATTCATTTTTGTATCATAATCTCAGTATTTTTAAGTACAGCATTTATTTTAGGCGGTGAAAAGCTGCTATTATTTTACACAAAGAATACAGAAGTTATAAATATTGCAAATCAGTATAAAATGTGGATAATTGTATTCCCGATAGTTGTAAGTTTTGGATTAGTAATTTATGGAAATTTTACAGGCGCTACAGAAACAGCGTATATAAGGAATTCAATGTTACAATCGTTAGTAGTTTTCCTAATAGTGTATTTTACAGTAATACCAGTATATCAAAATCATGGATTATGGCTATCTTTCATAGTTTTTTCATTAGCAAGATCACTATTTTTAATGAGATATGTTAAAAAATTTTTGGAAAAATATAAATTGAAATTGAATAGAAGAACATCGATAAATAGTGCTGTTTAG
- a CDS encoding ComEC/Rec2 family competence protein, producing MKNGGNVENNTTTGQNNKKRDFENIRFRKIVKKSDRKEDFKKYENTKISKNSGSNETQENVTKFENKEFDKYILEMKKLREKETRKKYIKSELSRRKQNLVKFFNMEIGIEEVKRTWQLGILILAGIFLFVFYLNFVTFKGELSGEKTLYVKIDGNRGSVLKVNNKYLKNQASIENKKGLEYGFYLMRYKIRKAVNKNGNIKIEGKLLGYKESRLNGVRKYILEIFDNLFITEENLYAFSRAAVLGEKAEVSKDMKDKFKYTGLAHLIVISGTHISLVVIGIVKILDGLSLGYRFKYLMALVALTFYCALIGFSPGILRAYIMGAMMILARILFEQEESKKSLLVSFIVIIVLNPYSLFDISMQLSYAAVVAIIFVNPEFKKFYQEKILDKIKNEVLRNTVDLIFLSLTIQITSIPLFLYYFEKLPLFSFLLNIVGIPVGTVVIQCLFFAVLLNIFKLSLFNGIVVFITEIIFKAFEGFIYAGSKIPLLQMNINGKAPLWTVFAYYGMLFFITFFVMPLFTAKIDTYSSSFNTETIK from the coding sequence ATGAAAAATGGGGGAAATGTTGAGAATAATACAACAACTGGACAAAATAATAAAAAAAGAGATTTTGAGAATATAAGATTTCGTAAAATTGTAAAAAAATCAGATAGAAAAGAAGATTTTAAAAAATATGAGAATACAAAAATAAGTAAAAATAGTGGAAGCAATGAAACTCAAGAAAATGTAACTAAATTTGAAAATAAGGAATTTGATAAATATATTCTGGAAATGAAAAAATTGAGGGAGAAAGAGACTAGGAAAAAGTATATAAAATCCGAACTTTCACGCAGAAAACAAAATTTAGTAAAATTTTTTAATATGGAAATAGGAATTGAAGAAGTGAAAAGAACTTGGCAATTGGGAATTTTGATTTTGGCAGGGATTTTTTTGTTTGTGTTTTATCTTAATTTTGTTACTTTTAAGGGAGAACTTTCTGGAGAAAAGACACTTTATGTGAAAATTGATGGAAATCGTGGAAGTGTCTTGAAGGTTAATAACAAATATTTGAAAAACCAGGCGAGCATTGAGAATAAGAAGGGGCTTGAATACGGATTTTACCTTATGCGGTACAAAATTAGGAAAGCTGTAAATAAAAATGGCAATATTAAGATTGAAGGGAAACTGCTGGGATATAAAGAATCACGATTAAATGGAGTCCGTAAATATATTTTGGAGATTTTTGATAATTTGTTTATAACTGAAGAAAATTTGTATGCTTTTTCACGTGCTGCGGTTCTGGGGGAAAAGGCGGAGGTTTCTAAGGATATGAAGGATAAGTTTAAATACACGGGACTGGCTCATTTAATTGTAATTTCTGGGACTCATATAAGTCTAGTTGTTATTGGAATTGTGAAAATTTTGGATGGGCTGTCGCTAGGGTACAGGTTTAAGTATTTGATGGCACTTGTTGCACTCACTTTTTACTGTGCATTAATTGGATTCTCGCCAGGAATTTTACGTGCCTATATTATGGGAGCGATGATGATTTTAGCAAGAATCCTTTTTGAGCAGGAGGAAAGTAAAAAATCTCTGCTAGTGTCGTTTATTGTCATAATTGTGTTAAATCCCTATTCACTTTTTGATATTTCAATGCAGCTTTCCTATGCCGCAGTTGTAGCGATAATCTTTGTAAATCCTGAATTTAAGAAATTTTATCAGGAAAAAATTTTGGATAAAATAAAAAACGAGGTTTTGAGAAATACTGTAGATTTGATATTTTTGAGTTTAACAATACAAATTACGAGTATTCCTCTATTTTTGTATTACTTTGAAAAATTACCATTATTTTCGTTTTTACTAAACATTGTGGGAATTCCAGTTGGGACGGTTGTTATACAATGTTTATTTTTTGCAGTGCTTTTAAATATTTTTAAATTATCTTTATTCAATGGAATAGTAGTTTTTATTACCGAAATTATTTTTAAGGCTTTTGAAGGATTTATTTATGCTGGAAGCAAAATTCCGCTTTTACAGATGAATATTAATGGAAAAGCACCATTATGGACGGTTTTTGCATATTATGGAATGTTATTTTTTATAACATTTTTTGTAATGCCCTTGTTTACTGCAAAAATCGATACGTACTCAAGCTCCTTTAATACTGAAACAATAAAATAA
- the gmhA gene encoding D-sedoheptulose 7-phosphate isomerase yields MLKENIRNSYLTAFETVKTFVENEENIEKTEKIAQELAQAYKNGKKSLIAGNGGSNCDAMHFAEEFTGRFRKDRKALPSISISDSSHITCVGNDYGFDFIFAKGVEAFGQEGDFFFGISTSGNSKNIIEAVKSAKERNLKTVALLGKDGGKLKGVCDYEFIIPGETSDRIQEVHMMILHIIIEGVERILFPENY; encoded by the coding sequence ATGTTAAAAGAAAATATCAGAAATTCGTATTTGACAGCTTTTGAAACTGTGAAGACATTTGTAGAAAATGAGGAAAATATTGAAAAAACAGAAAAAATTGCACAAGAACTAGCACAAGCGTACAAAAATGGCAAAAAGTCGTTGATTGCAGGAAATGGTGGAAGTAACTGTGATGCAATGCACTTTGCTGAAGAATTTACAGGAAGATTTAGAAAAGATAGAAAAGCATTACCATCTATAAGTATTAGTGATTCTTCGCATATTACATGCGTTGGAAACGACTATGGATTTGACTTTATTTTTGCAAAAGGCGTGGAAGCGTTTGGGCAGGAAGGTGATTTTTTCTTTGGGATTTCAACTTCGGGAAATTCTAAAAATATAATTGAAGCTGTTAAATCAGCTAAGGAAAGAAATTTAAAAACAGTTGCATTACTTGGAAAAGATGGTGGAAAATTGAAGGGAGTATGTGACTATGAATTCATAATTCCTGGAGAAACATCAGACAGGATTCAGGAAGTTCACATGATGATTTTACACATTATAATTGAAGGCGTAGAAAGAATTTTATTTCCTGAAAATTACTAA
- a CDS encoding nucleotidyltransferase domain-containing protein: MVEQLFKELSLLEEIEAIALGGSRAGENYDEKSDYDVYLYVNSPISEEKRKNILQKFCSYMEIGNSFWEYEDNCVLNNGIEIDILYRDMEDFMKGIQRVVVECQPSNSYTTCMWHNLITCKILYDKNGKLEKYKNKYSIPYPKQLKENIIKRQLELIDSSMPAYPNQIKKAISRKDFVSINHRTTEFLASYFDLLFAINEVTHPGEKRLVQLCKKQCKVLPENFGENLNSLFSHMYSEENQSLLMNDIENIVNNIKKISH; this comes from the coding sequence ATGGTAGAACAATTATTTAAAGAACTATCTTTATTGGAAGAAATTGAAGCAATTGCATTAGGAGGCTCACGAGCGGGAGAAAATTATGATGAAAAATCAGATTATGACGTATATCTTTATGTAAATTCTCCAATTAGCGAAGAAAAAAGAAAAAACATTCTACAAAAATTCTGCAGTTATATGGAAATTGGAAACAGCTTTTGGGAATACGAAGATAACTGTGTTTTAAACAATGGAATTGAAATTGACATTTTATATCGGGATATGGAAGACTTTATGAAAGGTATTCAAAGGGTAGTTGTTGAATGCCAACCAAGCAATTCCTACACAACTTGCATGTGGCATAATTTAATTACATGCAAAATTTTATATGACAAAAATGGAAAACTTGAAAAATACAAAAATAAATACTCAATACCTTATCCAAAACAGCTAAAAGAAAATATCATAAAAAGACAGCTAGAATTAATTGATTCTTCAATGCCAGCATACCCAAACCAAATAAAAAAAGCAATTTCAAGAAAAGATTTTGTTAGCATAAACCACAGAACAACTGAATTTCTAGCTTCTTATTTTGATTTATTATTCGCAATAAATGAAGTAACACATCCAGGTGAAAAACGATTGGTTCAACTTTGTAAAAAACAATGCAAAGTATTACCTGAAAATTTTGGGGAAAATCTAAATTCTCTTTTTTCACATATGTATTCAGAAGAAAATCAATCTTTGTTAATGAATGATATAGAAAATATTGTAAATAATATAAAAAAGATTTCTCACTAA
- a CDS encoding DUF4037 domain-containing protein yields MPVIKSEFPEVFEKMAAGLAGEGSECFGFDDEISQDHDFGPSCCIWLSSEDYEKYGVALQKKLNELPKEFLGFKALNVSEFGDGRRGVLNMEDWFFKFLGDVKAPENLYDWRLIPEELLATAVNGEIFMDNSGQFTKIRNDLKKYFPEDIRLNKIATRCMKMAQSGQYNYLRCMKRNEIVAARLAETEFINEAIHMIFLLNKKYKLFYKWMPKALKDLKILGEKTYFLIEELVKLPTGAINRKFQIIEEISADVISEMKNQDIVPRQLTSDFLQDYGPFVQNKIEDEKLRNWNPAMD; encoded by the coding sequence TTGCCAGTTATAAAAAGTGAATTTCCAGAAGTTTTTGAAAAAATGGCGGCTGGACTTGCGGGAGAAGGTTCCGAGTGTTTTGGGTTCGATGATGAAATTTCGCAGGATCATGATTTTGGGCCGTCCTGCTGTATTTGGCTAAGTTCGGAAGATTATGAGAAATATGGAGTTGCTTTACAAAAAAAGCTGAATGAATTGCCAAAGGAGTTTTTGGGATTTAAAGCATTGAATGTGAGCGAATTTGGGGATGGACGGCGTGGTGTCCTTAATATGGAAGACTGGTTTTTCAAATTTTTGGGAGATGTGAAAGCACCTGAGAATTTGTATGATTGGCGGTTAATTCCAGAAGAATTATTAGCAACAGCGGTTAATGGAGAGATTTTTATGGATAATTCAGGACAATTTACAAAAATTAGAAATGATTTGAAAAAATATTTTCCAGAAGATATACGGCTTAACAAAATTGCTACAAGATGTATGAAAATGGCACAATCTGGGCAATATAACTATTTACGGTGCATGAAAAGGAATGAAATTGTAGCAGCAAGGCTGGCAGAAACGGAATTTATCAATGAGGCGATACATATGATTTTTTTATTAAATAAAAAATATAAACTTTTTTACAAATGGATGCCAAAAGCCTTAAAAGATTTGAAAATTTTAGGCGAAAAAACTTATTTTCTAATTGAAGAACTAGTAAAATTGCCAACTGGTGCGATTAATCGAAAATTTCAAATTATTGAAGAAATAAGTGCCGATGTAATTTCGGAAATGAAAAATCAAGATATTGTTCCAAGACAATTAACAAGCGACTTTTTACAGGATTATGGGCCTTTTGTGCAAAATAAAATTGAAGATGAAAAATTAAGAAACTGGAATCCTGCGATGGATTAA
- a CDS encoding MliC family protein — MKLLKKSMLVLSVMTLIGGMSFAATAKKRPAARKVASESYTCGSERITVSYPATNAARVVTKAGKVYNLKVAVSGSGSRYVSKNGNIEFFKGGKDAIYRGPNGIEKSCTRR; from the coding sequence ATGAAATTATTGAAAAAATCAATGCTAGTATTGTCTGTAATGACATTAATTGGAGGAATGAGTTTTGCCGCAACAGCTAAGAAAAGACCTGCTGCAAGAAAGGTGGCTTCAGAATCATATACTTGCGGTTCTGAAAGAATAACAGTTTCTTATCCAGCAACAAATGCTGCTAGAGTAGTGACTAAAGCAGGAAAAGTTTATAACCTTAAAGTAGCAGTATCAGGCAGCGGATCAAGATACGTTTCTAAAAATGGAAATATCGAATTCTTCAAAGGTGGAAAAGATGCCATTTATAGAGGACCTAATGGCATTGAAAAATCTTGCACAAGAAGATAA
- a CDS encoding DUF4125 family protein, translating to MEREISKKESFIRQILKREWEFFQNVHHTEGRAECQDNPQEFEIMRRSQWETLPDEILESYLEDLILAKHRGENIVQDKYARMMKYSVPKEYEIIKDYLPEISPAKEELVQKIVEIYLHWEEEIIKKYPKVTSKGRPLYSKYDTPNYTSIETYLKGELSSYSVKTLKLYYEYIQSCVTNNVNLAENNLENIVLEKGYKTIDEAEKSL from the coding sequence ATGGAAAGAGAAATTAGTAAAAAAGAAAGTTTTATTCGGCAAATTTTGAAAAGGGAATGGGAATTTTTTCAAAATGTTCACCATACGGAAGGAAGAGCAGAATGTCAGGATAATCCACAGGAATTTGAAATTATGAGGAGAAGCCAATGGGAAACATTGCCTGATGAAATTCTGGAAAGTTATCTGGAAGACTTGATTTTGGCAAAACATCGTGGAGAAAACATTGTTCAGGACAAATATGCCAGAATGATGAAATACAGCGTTCCAAAAGAATACGAGATAATCAAGGATTATTTGCCTGAAATCTCGCCAGCAAAAGAAGAGCTGGTACAAAAAATAGTAGAAATTTATTTGCATTGGGAAGAAGAAATAATAAAAAAATATCCAAAAGTTACTTCAAAAGGGCGTCCCTTATACTCAAAATATGACACTCCAAACTATACTTCAATTGAAACTTATTTGAAGGGAGAATTATCGTCATATTCAGTAAAAACATTGAAATTATATTACGAGTATATCCAAAGTTGTGTTACAAATAATGTAAACTTGGCAGAAAATAATTTGGAAAATATTGTACTGGAAAAAGGATATAAGACGATTGATGAAGCAGAGAAAAGTTTGTAA
- a CDS encoding tetratricopeptide repeat protein has protein sequence MSNIFEKKVRINELTNLRKELMQQGNVVEEVKVLKELAELTQEVFGEESDENIKILNEVGGTLKYVGEFDTAKDALLKAQGFIEKKYGKDSIPYATCSLNLAEVYRFMKKYDETEDMYINTMKIYENNNLQNDYVYASVCNNLALFYQELERYEEAIELQEKSLEVLEKVGENPIQYAITLSNLVQPYLKVKNKEKAEEYLQKSLELIEKEVGKTHNLYAAVLNNMATFYFAENEYEKALELFEESAEICEKTFGKESNNYKNILENIEVVKEKMV, from the coding sequence ATGTCAAATATATTTGAAAAAAAGGTTAGAATAAATGAATTGACAAACTTGAGAAAAGAACTTATGCAACAGGGGAATGTTGTGGAAGAAGTTAAAGTATTAAAGGAATTAGCAGAACTTACACAAGAGGTTTTTGGTGAGGAAAGTGATGAAAATATTAAAATTTTGAATGAAGTTGGAGGAACTCTTAAATATGTTGGAGAGTTTGATACGGCGAAAGATGCTTTGCTGAAGGCACAAGGCTTTATTGAGAAAAAGTATGGGAAAGACAGTATTCCGTATGCGACTTGTAGCCTGAACTTGGCGGAAGTTTACAGATTTATGAAAAAGTATGATGAAACTGAAGATATGTATATTAATACTATGAAAATTTATGAAAATAATAATTTACAGAATGACTATGTTTATGCAAGTGTATGTAATAATTTGGCTTTGTTTTATCAGGAACTTGAAAGATACGAGGAAGCGATTGAATTGCAGGAAAAAAGTCTGGAAGTATTGGAAAAAGTCGGAGAAAATCCTATTCAGTATGCAATTACGCTAAGTAATCTTGTACAGCCTTATTTGAAAGTGAAAAACAAGGAAAAAGCTGAAGAATATTTGCAAAAATCGTTGGAATTAATTGAAAAGGAAGTTGGAAAAACTCATAACTTGTATGCAGCAGTCCTTAACAATATGGCAACTTTTTATTTTGCAGAAAATGAATATGAAAAAGCATTGGAACTGTTTGAGGAAAGTGCTGAAATTTGTGAAAAGACGTTTGGAAAAGAAAGCAATAATTACAAGAATATTTTGGAAAATATTGAAGTTGTGAAGGAAAAAATGGTTTAG